Part of the Sphingobacterium sp. LZ7M1 genome, GTCTTCTGCCGTTACATTGCTTCCTGAATCAGCTGGAGCAGCTTCTTCAGTTTTATCTTCTTTAGTTTCTTTTTTGGATTCTTCTTTTGGCTCTTCTTTCTTCTCAGCAGCAGCACCATCTCCTTTGATCAGAGATTCGTAATCTTCACCTTCTTCACCTAACACCGCAATTACAGAATCAATTGGAACTGCATCTCCCTCTTTAGGGCCGATATACAACAAAGTACCTTCTTGGTATGATTCGAAGTCCATTGTCGCTTTGTCAGTTTCAACCTCTGCAATAAGGTCTCCTGAGTTTACTTTATCACCAACTTTTTTGTGCCATTTAGCGATTACACCTTCAGTCATGGTGTCGCTCATTTTTGGCATTCTTACTACTTCAGCCATCGTTTAGGAATGTTCTATTTTAGTTAAAGTAATTATCATTAATTAATCCATGACAAAAGGATAGTCCTCTTGTACATAAACGTCTTTGTAGATGTCAGAAGCATCTGGGTATGGAGACTCCTCAGCAAATTTCACTGATTCATCAACGATTTTCTTCACTTTTGCTTCTACTTCATCAAACCAAGCTTGATCAGCATATTTATTCTCAACAATAGCATGCTTTACAGCAATAATTGGATCTCTTTCTTTGTATTCTTCCAACTCTTCCTTGGTACGGTATTTCGCTGGGTCAGACATCGAGTGTCCTTTGTAACGGTAAGTACGGATCTCTAAGAAAGTTGGGCCTTCACCTGCACGAGCACGTTGAACGGCTTCGTCCATAGCGTTGTGAACGGCTACTACATCCATACCATCTACAGGTGCACTTGGCATATCAAATCCAAGACCCATTTTGTAGATATCCTGCATGTTTGTGGTACGTTTTACAGAAGTTCCCATCGCATATCCGTTGTTTTCACAAACGAAAATTACAGGTAATTTCCATAACATCGCCATATTCAAGGTCTCGTTGAAAGCACCTTGACGTACAGCACCGTCACCCATATAACAGATGTTTACATTGTCTGTTCCTAAATATTTCTCTGCAAAAGCAATACCTGCACCTAAAGGAATCTGACCTCCTACGATACCGTGCCCTCCCATGAACTTATGTTCTTTGGAGAAGAAGTGCATCGAGCCGCCTTTACCTTTTGAACAGCCTGTAACTTTACCAAACAATTCCGCCATACAAGCATCTGCAGACACTCCCTTTGCCAAGGCATGGGCGTGGTCACGATATGCTGTAATCAAAGAATCTTCTGGTTTGATCACTGACATGGTACCCGCTACTACAGCTTCTTGACCAATGTATAGGTGACAAAATCCACGAATCTTTTGCTGTCCATAAAGCTGTCCAGATTTCTCTTCAAATTTGCGCATGAGCAGCATGGATTCATACCACTCTAGGTAGGTTTCTTTTGTTATAGGTGTTGAACTCATTTCTAAGTATTGAATTTCTTTACTAAACTGACCACAAATTTAATCAATATTAACGAGATTTTTGATAATTTTTAGTTTACATTTCACTGTTTTATACGGATTATGTCAAAATAATACCACAATCCGCAGCTCGCTCAGCAACTCCTCCTCCAATATGGAACAGACTAAAACATTGGCAAGAATGAATATATGGGGTTCATAATGGACTATCCGCCGCTGTAGTTTCTTGCGATAAAATAAAAGGCAAAAAAAAGCGGTCTCTTAGGACCGCTTCTATTATTTCAATTTTTCTATTAACTCCTCTATGGTCAATTTTTCCTGAACACCACTTTCCATGTTCTTCAAGGACAACTGACCTGATCCTGCTTCCTCATCTCCTACCAAAAGGACATAAGGTATTCCCTTGGAATCAGCATAACTCATCTGTTTCTTTAACTTCACTGCTGCTGGATAGAGTTCCACGGCAACACCTGCTTCTCTCAATCTATACAGCAAAGGCAAGGTATAGCCTTCTAATGACTCTTCGAAATTAACGATCAGCAGTTTTGTTCTTTCAGAACCTTCCTGAGGGAATAGATTTAATTCTTCCAAGACATCATAGATACGGTCTGCTCCGAATGAAACCCCTACCCCTGTTAGGTCTTTCAGCCCGAACATCCCAGTAAGGTCATCATAGCGGCCACCGCCTCCGATGCTTCCCATTTGCACCTCATTGGTTTTCACCTCAAAAATACAACCTGTGTAATAGTTCAACCCTCTGGCCAAGGTGATATCCACTTCGACGATCTTTTCAAGAAGATCTGCACGTCCAAATTTATTCAGGTATTCGAAAACTTCCTCAAGTTCAGCGATCCCATTCATTCCTACTTCTGAATTTGAAAGCACGGACTTCATGGATGCTAGCTTATCGGCATTGGAACCTTGCAATTCGATGATCGGTTTAAGGACCGCTAAATCCTCATCCGTGAATCCTCGTTCAAGCAATTCTTTGTTCACCCCATCCAAACCTATCTTGTCTAGTTTGTCAATGGCTACCGTCATATCCACGATCAGCTCAGGTTTTCCTACCACTTCGGCAATTCCTGAAAGGATCTTTCTATTGTTAAGTTTTATGTTGAAATCCTTCAGACCCAGTTTCGCCAAGGCTTCATTATAGATCAGGATAAATTCTGCTTCGTTCAATAAAGAGCTAGAACCTACCACATCCACATCACATTGGTAAAATTCTCTGTAACGACCTCTTTGCGGACGGTCGGCACGCCAAACCGGTTGGATCTGGAATCTTTTGAAAGGAAGTGCAATATCGTTTTGATGCATCACCACATAACGGGCAAACGGTACGGTCAGATCATAGCGCAAAGCTTTTTCAGAGATATGTGAAATCAAGCTGGTCGAGTTCTTTGCTTCCAACAGATCTGCTGGAGCCTTGCTCATGTAGTCACCTGAATTCAAGATCTTGAAAATCAATTTGTCGCCTTCATCACCATACTTACCTGTCAAAGTACTTAAATTCTCGAATGAAGGGGTCTGGATCTCGGAATAACCGTATTTCCTGAAAATAGATTTTAACGTATTGAAAATATGATTACGCTTATCCATTTCAAGGGGCGAAAAATCACGAGTACCCTTTGCTAAAGATGGTTTAATTGATGCCATAGCCGCAAAGATAGACATTAGACATGAAATAATGGATGGGAGATTTGAGATTTGAGTATGGAGATATCATCCTAATCAAAATCTTTGCGATGCTCAAATCATTAAAACAATGGAATCAATAAGTATGATTAAAAACGATGGCTTATCAGATTTGATATCTCAAATCTAACCTCTCATATTTCAATACTACTCTTCGAATATCTTCAAATATTCGCAAGCGCGTTCTGCAGCGATCTTTTCAGCGCTCTTTTTATTGAAGTCACGTCCAAGGCCACATTCCTCGCCATCAACGACAGCTACCACAGAAAACATCTTATTGGACTCACCTTCTGGGTTATCGACCTGCATAAAGCTGATTTCTTTGTTGTTGTGTTGGCACCATTCGATCAAGCGGCTTTTGAAGTTTGTTTCGGTCACTTCCAGTGTTTGAATATCGACATGGGGCTTGATAATGCGAGACAAGAGAAATTCCCTTGTAAAGGTGTAACCTTTGTCGAGATAGACAGCACCTACCAAGGCTTCAAAGGCATCTCCGAGAAGAGATCCTTGCTTGTTTGGATAACTGATCATTCGGGCATCGAATTCAATCATCTCATTAAAACCTAACTTACGGGAAAGTTGGTTCAGGTTTGCCCTGGATACGATCTTTGAGCGCATCTCGGTCAAGAACCCCTCATCCTTGTATGGATAGAGCTTGAAGAGCAATTCAGCTACCACCGATCCTAAAACCGCATCGCCTAGGAATTCCAAACGCTCGTTACTGTTCTTGACGCCATCCTTGATCATGACCGCTACAGACTTATGTCTGAAGGCCATTTGGTACAGGCGTACATTGCCAGGTACGAAACCAAGCAAGTTCTTTAGTTTTCGAACGTAATTTCGATTTGGAGACAGATATAGATTATAGACCTGTGTGATAGGCATGGTAACTATAAATAACAAATAGGTAGTTGAAAAATGCAACTACCTATTTAAATGTTTAGCATGGTGAAAATGAATACATTTTAACCATTATACTTTTTCACAATAATTGTTGCATTATGGCCTCCGAAACCGAAGGTATTACTCAAGGCAGCATTTACAACTCTTTTTTGTGCTGTGTTGAACGTGAAGTTCAGTTTGCTGTCAATTTCAGGATCATCCGTGAAGTGATTGATCGTTGGAGGTACAATATCATTTTTGACTGCCAAGATAGAGGCAATAGCTTCAACCGCACCTGCAGCACCTAGAAGGTGACCTGTCATGGATTTGGTAGAACTGATATTCAGATTATAAGCATGTTCACCGAATAGGTCAACGATAGCTTTGGTTTCACTAACATCTCCCACCGGAGTTGATGTTCCATGGACATTGATGTAATCAATATCGGAGAAATCCATTCCAGCGTCCTTGATTGCCATTGTCATGGCTAATTTAGCTCCCAATCCTTCCGGGTGAGAAGCAGTGATATGGTATGCATCTGCACTCATTCCACCACCTACAACCTCAGCGTAAATTTTCGCTCCACGCGCTAATGCATGCTCTAGGCTTTCCAACACAATTGCTCCGGAACCTTCGCCAGACACAAATCCATCACGATCTTTATCGAATGGACGAGATGCTGTCTTAGGATCGTCATTCCTGGTAGAAAGCGCGTGCATCGCATTGAAACCTCCGATACCAGCTTCATTGATAGTCGCTTCGGAACCACCGGTGATAATAATGTCGGACCTTCCCGAACGGATGTAAGTGAAGGCATCGATCATTGCATTGGTAGCCGAGGCACAAGCAGAAACTGATGAGAAGTTTGGACCTTGCAATCCATGGCGCATAGAAATATGGCCAGGAGCTAAATCGATAAGCATTTTGGGAATAAAGAAAGGATTGAACCTAGGCGTTCCATCCCCTTTGGAATACTGTGCAACTTCCTCAGTGAAAGTTGTTAACCCACCAATTCCAGAGCCCCAAATTACACCAATTCGCGTCCTGTCTAATTTATCGAAATCTAAACCTGCGTCTTTTACTGCTTCATCGGTAGATGCAATAGCATATTGGACAAAGGGATCCATCTTACGGGCTTCTTTACGGTCCATATAGACGTGCGGATCAAAACCTTTGACTTCGCAGGCAAACTGTGTTTTGAATTTTGACGCATCAAAGTGCGTGATAGGAGCGGCTCCACTTACACCGTTTATTAATCCATCCCAGTATTCTGAAACGGAATTACCAATAGGTGTAAGTGCGCCTAATCCTGTTACAACTACTCTCTTAAGCTCCATTTATGATGTTTGGCCTAATAAAATTAGTTAGTTAACGTTTTTTTCTAAGTAAGCGATTGCTTGTCCTACAGTACTGATGTTTTCAGCTTGGTCATCAGGAATTGCAACGTTGAATTCTTTCTCGAATTCCATGATCAACTCAACTGTATCAAGTGAGTCTGCACCTAAATCATTCGTGAAAGAAGCCTCTGGTGTCACTTCATTTTCGTCTACACCTAACTTTTCTACGATAATTGCTTTTACTCTTGATGCGATATCTGACATGATTTTCTAGTTTAATTGTTTAATAAATCTGTGCAAAGAAAAAATAAATATTCCCAAAAATCAAATCTTTTTGACTTTTGAAACTAAATAAAGAACAAAGTCATCTTAAATAAAGTTTTTAACACCTTATTAATTAACCTTAATCCAATAATACTAAAACAAATAAAGTTTTACAAACTTAATGCATATTTAATGATATTTTTACTTAACCTTCAAACTTAAATGCAGTAAAAACGTAATTTTGTAAATCATCAAAACAAATTGACTTGAGCAAAATAACCTTTAAACTCGAAACTGACTTTGACCTGGAACTCGATTTTGTCCTAATTGGGATCAGTTCGGTTTTGAGAGATTATCGACTTTGCCACTTTATCAACAAGCATACCGGACTCCAGCTGGTCTACGGGAAGGAAGATTACACGGACCATAACGGCCACAACAAGGAAAAACCCAAAGACGAACTGGATTACCACATTCTTTTTGAATCCAAGAAAAACAAACCCGTCGTAAAAAATCACTACAACATCTTCAGGTACCATAACCAATCTTTCGAATTTGAATTCTATTTGCTGAGCAACCGCTCGGTCGAAGGTGCCGCGTTAATACCTGAAATTAGTAGCTTTGATTACTTCCTGATGATCAAACATTTTATCGACGAGGAGGATTTAGATGCTCTTTTAGAAAACATTAAGTCTATTCCGGAAGTTCTTTTAGTAAAAGAAATAGACCCAACAATATTGAAATCTAAAGAAAATCTGATATTTTAGCGGATTATTAAGATAGTGTATCTTATACACATAAACCTAATCATCTGCTTTAAGGGGAGAATAAAGCAGGAAATGACTTAATAGAGAATATAAATTTAAAATTTAATTTAAATGGATAAACTAAAAAAGCGGACCAAAATTGTTGCCACACTAGGTCCGGCTTCTTCAAAAAAAGATGTTTTAACCCGTATGATTGCAAAAGGGGTAGACGTATGTCGCCTTAACTTCTCACACGGTTCTCAGGAAGATCACTTAAAGGTAATCAACACAATCAACGAAATCAACCAAGAACACCCTTTCAACGTAGGTATTTTAGCCGATCTTCAAGGTCCTAAAATCCGTATCGGAAAAATGAAAGAAGGTGGTGCTATCCTTGTCAATGGAAGCACGGTAGAAATGACTACGCACGAACTTATCGGTGACGAAAAGAAAATCTACATCACTTATGACAACTTCCCTAACGACGTAAAAGAAGAAGAAATCATCCTATTGGATGACGGTAAACTGCAATTGCGCGTTCTTTCAACAAACCACTTGGACACAGTAACTTGTGAGGTTGTTCACGGGGGAATCCTGACTTCTAGAAAAGGTGTAAACCTTCCTAATACAAAAGTTTCTATCCCTTCATTAACAGAAGAGGATCTAGACAACTTGAACTTCGCGCTTGACCACGGTGCTGACTGGATTGCCATGTCTTTCGTGCGTTCAGCTGAAGACATCAAACAATGTAAGGAAATCATCAAGAAAAAAGGTTCACATGCTAAGGTGATCGCTAAGATCGAAAAACCTGAGGCTATTGACAATATCGACAGCATTATCGAAGCTACGGATGCGATCATGGTTGCTCGTGGTGACCTAGGTGTTGAACTTCCAATGGAAGAAGTACCGGGACTTC contains:
- the rnc gene encoding ribonuclease III, with the protein product MPITQVYNLYLSPNRNYVRKLKNLLGFVPGNVRLYQMAFRHKSVAVMIKDGVKNSNERLEFLGDAVLGSVVAELLFKLYPYKDEGFLTEMRSKIVSRANLNQLSRKLGFNEMIEFDARMISYPNKQGSLLGDAFEALVGAVYLDKGYTFTREFLLSRIIKPHVDIQTLEVTETNFKSRLIEWCQHNNKEISFMQVDNPEGESNKMFSVVAVVDGEECGLGRDFNKKSAEKIAAERACEYLKIFEE
- the hisS gene encoding histidine--tRNA ligase — translated: MASIKPSLAKGTRDFSPLEMDKRNHIFNTLKSIFRKYGYSEIQTPSFENLSTLTGKYGDEGDKLIFKILNSGDYMSKAPADLLEAKNSTSLISHISEKALRYDLTVPFARYVVMHQNDIALPFKRFQIQPVWRADRPQRGRYREFYQCDVDVVGSSSLLNEAEFILIYNEALAKLGLKDFNIKLNNRKILSGIAEVVGKPELIVDMTVAIDKLDKIGLDGVNKELLERGFTDEDLAVLKPIIELQGSNADKLASMKSVLSNSEVGMNGIAELEEVFEYLNKFGRADLLEKIVEVDITLARGLNYYTGCIFEVKTNEVQMGSIGGGGRYDDLTGMFGLKDLTGVGVSFGADRIYDVLEELNLFPQEGSERTKLLIVNFEESLEGYTLPLLYRLREAGVAVELYPAAVKLKKQMSYADSKGIPYVLLVGDEEAGSGQLSLKNMESGVQEKLTIEELIEKLK
- the pyk gene encoding pyruvate kinase; the protein is MDKLKKRTKIVATLGPASSKKDVLTRMIAKGVDVCRLNFSHGSQEDHLKVINTINEINQEHPFNVGILADLQGPKIRIGKMKEGGAILVNGSTVEMTTHELIGDEKKIYITYDNFPNDVKEEEIILLDDGKLQLRVLSTNHLDTVTCEVVHGGILTSRKGVNLPNTKVSIPSLTEEDLDNLNFALDHGADWIAMSFVRSAEDIKQCKEIIKKKGSHAKVIAKIEKPEAIDNIDSIIEATDAIMVARGDLGVELPMEEVPGLQKIIAQKCRNLSKPVIIATQMLESMITTPRPTRAEVNDVANSVIDGADAVMLSGETSVGEFPEIVIETMAKVITHVEATSYPYYSEKEQLGTVPVTRIPDAICSSSIFLAEKTHASAIAVMTSSGYTAMEISSYRPDADIYVFTGNKSLLRTLSLCWGVKAFIYEKYESTDGTIQDVNYLLRERHLVEPGQIVINTSSTPLHEKGRTNTIRVSEVK
- the fabF gene encoding beta-ketoacyl-ACP synthase II; its protein translation is MELKRVVVTGLGALTPIGNSVSEYWDGLINGVSGAAPITHFDASKFKTQFACEVKGFDPHVYMDRKEARKMDPFVQYAIASTDEAVKDAGLDFDKLDRTRIGVIWGSGIGGLTTFTEEVAQYSKGDGTPRFNPFFIPKMLIDLAPGHISMRHGLQGPNFSSVSACASATNAMIDAFTYIRSGRSDIIITGGSEATINEAGIGGFNAMHALSTRNDDPKTASRPFDKDRDGFVSGEGSGAIVLESLEHALARGAKIYAEVVGGGMSADAYHITASHPEGLGAKLAMTMAIKDAGMDFSDIDYINVHGTSTPVGDVSETKAIVDLFGEHAYNLNISSTKSMTGHLLGAAGAVEAIASILAVKNDIVPPTINHFTDDPEIDSKLNFTFNTAQKRVVNAALSNTFGFGGHNATIIVKKYNG
- a CDS encoding IPExxxVDY family protein, whose protein sequence is MSKITFKLETDFDLELDFVLIGISSVLRDYRLCHFINKHTGLQLVYGKEDYTDHNGHNKEKPKDELDYHILFESKKNKPVVKNHYNIFRYHNQSFEFEFYLLSNRSVEGAALIPEISSFDYFLMIKHFIDEEDLDALLENIKSIPEVLLVKEIDPTILKSKENLIF
- a CDS encoding acyl carrier protein, whose amino-acid sequence is MSDIASRVKAIIVEKLGVDENEVTPEASFTNDLGADSLDTVELIMEFEKEFNVAIPDDQAENISTVGQAIAYLEKNVN
- the pdhA gene encoding pyruvate dehydrogenase (acetyl-transferring) E1 component subunit alpha codes for the protein MSSTPITKETYLEWYESMLLMRKFEEKSGQLYGQQKIRGFCHLYIGQEAVVAGTMSVIKPEDSLITAYRDHAHALAKGVSADACMAELFGKVTGCSKGKGGSMHFFSKEHKFMGGHGIVGGQIPLGAGIAFAEKYLGTDNVNICYMGDGAVRQGAFNETLNMAMLWKLPVIFVCENNGYAMGTSVKRTTNMQDIYKMGLGFDMPSAPVDGMDVVAVHNAMDEAVQRARAGEGPTFLEIRTYRYKGHSMSDPAKYRTKEELEEYKERDPIIAVKHAIVENKYADQAWFDEVEAKVKKIVDESVKFAEESPYPDASDIYKDVYVQEDYPFVMD